In Hippoglossus stenolepis isolate QCI-W04-F060 chromosome 20, HSTE1.2, whole genome shotgun sequence, the following are encoded in one genomic region:
- the LOC118099880 gene encoding protein c-Fos, whose protein sequence is MMFTGFNAECDSSSRCSTASPSGDNLGYYPSPAGSYSSMGSPQSQDFTDLTASSASFVPTVTAISTSPDLQWMVQPLVSSVAPSHRAHPYGPSPAYPRPTMRSASKGHNSRRSRSEQVSPEEEEKRRVRRERNKQAAAKCRNRRRELTDTLQAETDVLEDEKSNLQSDITNLLKEKEKLEFILAAHQPICKIPSELDTDFPMVSISPAHPCLATELSSQLQTTIPRRSASTLAQPTFTSTSNSIFSSSSSILSTCTLSSSTVKMTDLDSSVLEESLDLLAKTEMETARSVPEVDLSNSLYSTQEWEPLHAKTSDFEPLCTPVVTCTPAGTTFTSSFVFTFPEAETFPTCGIAHRRGSSSNDQSSDSLSSPTLLAL, encoded by the exons ATGATGTTCACCGGTTTCAACGCGGAGTGCGACTCTTCCTCCCGCTGCAGCACCGCTTCACCGTCCGGGGACAACCTGGGATATTATCCCTCCCCAGCGGGGTCCTACTCCAGCATGGGCTCCCCTCAGTCTCAG GATTTCACTGACCTGACAGCATCAAGTGCCTCCTTCGTCCCCACCGTCACGGCCATTTCCACGAGCCCGGACCTGCAGTGGATGGTCCAGCCTTTGGTCTCCTCGGTGGCCCCCTCACACAGAGCTCACCCCTACGGCCCCAGCCCTGCCTACCCCAGACCAACAATGAGGTCTGCATCCAAGGGTCATAACTCCAGGAGGAGCAGATCAGAACAG GTCtcacctgaggaggaggagaagaggagagttcgcagagagagaaacaagcagGCAGCAGCCAAATGCCGTAACAGGAGGCGAGAGCTTACCGACACTCTGCAAGCT GAAACTGATGTGCTAGAGGATGAGAAGTCCAACCTGCAGAGTGATATCACTAATCtcctgaaggagaaagagaagcttGAGTTCATCCTGGCTGCCCACCAGCCCATCTGCAAAATCCCCTCCGAACTGGACACAGACTTCCCAATGGTCTCCATCTCCCCTGCCCACCCCTGCCTCGCCACCGAGCTGTCTTCCCAGTTGCAGACCACCATCCCCAGGAGGTCCGCTTCCACTCTCGCTCAGCCGACTTTCACCTCGACCTCCAACTCCatcttctccagcagcagctccatcctGTCTACTTGCACCCTCTCCAGCAGCACGGTGAAGATGACCGACCTGGACTCCTCTGTCTTGGAGGAGTCTCTGGATCTGCTGGCCAAGACGGAGATGGAGACGGCGCGCTCGGTGCCTGAGGTCGACTTGTCCAACTCCCTCTACTCCACTCAGGAGTGGGAGCCACTTCACGCCAAAACCAGTGACTTTGAGCCCCTGTGCACACCCGTGGTGACCTGCACCCCCGCCGGCACCACCTTCACGTCTTCGTTTGTGTTTACCTTCCCAGAGGCGGAGACCTTCCCCACCTGTGGCATCGCCCacaggagaggaagcagcagcaacgACCAGTCCTCTGACTCCCTCAGTTCACCGACCCTGCTGGCTCTTTAA
- the tmed10 gene encoding transmembrane emp24 domain-containing protein 10 → MARLAALLLLLPVLIDSVNSISFFLPVNSRKCLREEIHKDVLVTGEYEISEQPNTKTNLKITDSSSHTLYSKEDATKGKFAFTTEDYDMFEVCFESKSPLGTGRVPDQLVNLDMKHGVEAKNYEEIAKVEKLKPLEVELRRLEDLSESIVNDFAYMKKREEEMRDTNESTNTRVLYFSIFSMCCLIGLATWQVFYLRRFFKAKKLIE, encoded by the exons ATGGCTCGACTcgctgcgctgctgctgctgctaccgGTGCTTATTGACTCCGTAAACTCCATCTCGTTCTTTCTACCGGTCAACTCGAGGAAGTGTTTACGGGAGGAGATCCACAAAGACGTGCTGGTGACGGGGGAGTATGAAATATCCGAACAGCCGAACACCAAAACTAATCTGAAG ATCACAGATTCCTCCAGTCACACTCTTTACTCCAAGGAAGATGCAACAAAAGGAAAGTTCGCATTCACCACAGAGGACTACGACATGTTTGAGGTTTGCTTCGAGAGCAAATCCCCCCTGG GAactggaagagtgcctgaccAGCTTGTCAATCTGGACATGAAGCATGGTGTGGAGGCCAAGAACTATGAGGAG attGCCAAGGTGGAGAAGCTGAAGCCTCTTGAGGTTGAGCTGAGGCGACTTGAGGACTTGTCGGAGTCCATCGTCAATGACTTCGCTtacatgaagaagagagaggaggagatgagggacACCAATG AATCCACCAACACACGTGTGCTGTACTTTAGCATATTCTCCATGTGCTGTCTCATTGGGCTGGCCACATGGCAGGTGTTCTACTTGCGGCGCTTCTTCAAGGCAAAGAAGCTGATCGAGTAG
- the eif2b2 gene encoding translation initiation factor eIF-2B subunit beta, giving the protein MPGPDKETDLTERIEAFLSDLKRGGSGTGPLRGSAETARETTALLRRITAQARWSSAGDLMEIIRKEGRRMTAAQPSETTVGNMIRRVLKIVREEYARSRGSSEETDQQESLHKLLTSGGLSEENFRQHFATLKANVIEAINELLTELEGTTDNIAMQALEHIHSNEVIMTIGRSRTVEAFLKDAARKRKFHVIVAECAPFCQGHKMATSLSTSGIETTVIADAAIFAIMSRVNKVIIGTQTVLANGGLRAVNGTHTLALAAKHHSTPLIVCAPMFKLSPQFPNEEDTFHKFVSPHEVLPFTEGDILSKVNVHCPVFDYVPPELITLFISNIGGHAPSYIYRLMSELYHPEDHEL; this is encoded by the exons ATGCCGGGGCCAGACAAAGAAACGGACCTGACGGAGAGAATCGAAGCGTTTCTGTCCGACCTGAAGCGCGGAGGCAGCGGGACCGGACCCCTGCGGGGCTCGGCGGAGACAGCCCGAGAGACGACAGCCCTGCTCCGCAGAATCACAGCTCAGGCTCGGTGGAGCAGCGCAG GTGATCTGATGGAAATCATCCGTaaggaggggaggagaatgACCGCGGCGCAGCCATCAGAGACCACTGTCGGTAACATGATCAGACGAGTGCTGAAGATCGTCAGAGAGGAATATGCCAG ATCTCGGGGTAGCAGTGAAGAGACGGACCAGCAGGAGTCACTCCACAAGCTGCTGACGTCTGGTGGACTCAGCGAGGAGAACTTCAGGCAGCACTTTGCCACCCTCAAAGCCAACGTCATCGAGGCTATAAATGAGTTACTGACTGAGCTag aggGAACAACAGACAACATTGCCATGCAGGCCCTGGAGCACATCCACTCCAACGAGGTCATCATGACGATCGGCCGCTCGCGCACCGTGGAGGCCTTCCTCAAAGACGCCGCACGCAAACGCAAGTTTCACGTCATCGTGGCAGAGTGTGCCCCCTTCTGCCAG GGGCATAAAATGGCCACCAGTCTCTCCACATCTGGCATCGAGACGACTGTGATCGCAGATGCTGCCATATTCGCCATCATGTCTCGTGTTAACAAG GTCATCATCGGCACGCAGACGGTCCTGGCTAACGGGGGGCTCCGGGCCGTCAACGGGACGCACACGCTGGCCCTGGCAGCCAAGCACCATTCGACGCCTCTGATCGTTTGTGCTCCCATGTTCAAGCTCTCGCCTCAG TTCCCGAATGAAGAGGACACCTTCCACAAGTTTGTCTCTCCACACGAGGTGCTTCCTTTCACTGAAG gTGACATTCTCTCAAAGGTGAACGTGCACTGTCCCGTGTTTGACTACGTACCACCTGAGCTCATCACACTGTTCATCTCCAACATCGGAGGACACGCACCGTCTTATATCTACCGACTGATGAGCGAACTTTACCATCCGGAGGACCATGAACTTTAA